CGAAGACCGAGAAATGAATCTACTCAAGGCCGCAATCCTTCTGGTCAACCTCTACACACCTTTTACATTCTCGACTACCCGGATATCCTCAATGGCCTTGATCTTTTCCGGGTTAATTTTGATCTccgatttgacaccatgaaacctagAAACTTACCCGAACCTACTCCGAAGGCGCACTTCTTCGGGTTTAGCTTCATCTTGTATTTGCATAGTATATCGAAgatttcctgcaaatgcttcaaatggtcctctgtctccagggacttaactagcatatcatcaatataaacttccattattTTACCTACTTATTTTCAAACATTttgttaactaggcgttgataagtagcaccggcattttttaaacTGAAAGGCATTATGTTATAGCAGTAAGTTCCGTACTTGGTTATGAAAGAAGTCTTTTCCTGATCTTCCGAGTTCATCCGAATCtagttgtacccggagtaagcgtcaaGAAAACGTAATATTGCATGGccagccgtcgcatcgatcatgcgatcgatgttgggcaaaggaaatgaatccttcgggcatgctttgctCAAATCTTTGTAGTCCACACACATTCTAAACTTGTTACCCTTTTTGGGTACAACCACTACATCAGCTAACCAATCTGGGTATTTAACCTCCCGGATGGATCCTATTTTCAATAACTTCGTTATCTCCTCCTTGATGAATTCATGTTTGACCTCAGCCATTGGTCTCAGATTTTGCTTTACCGGGGTAAACTTCTGATCAAGCCTCAGCCGATGTGTGGTGACCTTGGGCGGGATACCTGTCATATCTAggtgggaccatgcaaaacaaccggcattagcttgaagaaatttgattaatttactcctgagctccgaggttaaccccatgcccaggtatacctttctgtctggtAAATAGACGAATATAATGACTTGTTCAAGCTCTTCCACCGTTGATTttgttgcatccgagtcatcggGTAGTACAAATGACCTAGGAACACCGAAATTATCCTCTTCCATGTCCGTCTTTGCTTCTCCTTCGGAACTGGCCGGATCCGCGTCCTACGATTGCTATTTGGTATTTTTATCTTCGTGCACGTCCTCGGGCATGGTTATCTTTAGTGTTTGAACTGCTTCTTCAACCGCGAACATTTCTTTTGCTGCTGGTTGTTCTCCATGGATGATTTTCACTCCCTCTGGGGTTGGGAATTTCAGCATCTGGTGCAAGGTCGAGGGTACCGCCCTCATGATGTATAACCAGGGCCTTCCGAGTAAGGCATTGTATCTCATCTCTCCATTAATGACATAAAACTTTATGTACTGAACAATGCCGGCAGCATTTACTGGTAGAGTGATTTCGCCTTTGGTAGTTTCACAAGCCATATTAAATCCGTTGAGGACCCGGGCCGTTAGTATGATCTGGTCCAGCAGTCCTAGTTGTTTCACTACTTTCCATCGGATAATGTTGGCCgaactacctggatcaatcaaaatacgtttgacATGAGTTTTATTTATAAGGACAAAAATTACCAAAGCATCATTGTGGGGTTGAACGATTCCCTCAATTAttctgagctccgaggttaaccccatgcccaggtatacctttttgTCCGGTAAATGGACGAACATAATGACTTGTGCAAGCTCTTCCACTGTCGATTttgttgcatccgagtcatcggGTAGTACAAATGACCTGGGAACACCAAAATCATCCTCTTCCATGTCCGTCTTTGCTTCTCCTTCGGAACTGGCCGGATCAGCattctgtgattgctatttggtattTTTATCTTCGTGCACGTCCTCGAGCATGGTTATCTTTAGTGTTTGAACTGCTTCTTCAACCGCGAACATTTCTTTTGCTGTTGGTTGTTCTCCATGGATGATTTTTACTCCCTCCTGGGTTGGAAATTTCAGCATCTAGTGCAAGGTCGAGGGTAACGCCCTCATGATGTGTAACCAGGGCCTTTCAAGTAAGGCATTGTATCTCATCTCTCCATCAATGACATAAAACTTTGTGTACTGAACAATGTTGGCAACATTTATTGGTAGAGTGATTTCTCCTTTAGTAGTTTCACAAGCCATATTAAACCTGTTGAGGACCCGGGCCGTTGGTATGATCTGGTCCAGCAGTCCTAGCTGTTTCACTACTTTCCATCGGATAATGTTGGCCGAACTACTtggatcaatcaaaatacgtttgacATGAGTTTTATTTATAAGGACAGAAATTACCAAAGCATCATTGTGGGGTTGAACGATGCCCTCCGCGTCTTCGTCACTGAAGGAGATAAATCTATCCCGTACATAGTCTCTGGTCCTCTTCTCTCGAGTGATTGAGAACTTCGTCTTTTTCATCATCGAGCCTTGGGGTACTTCTACCCCACTGATGATCATGTTGATCACATGCTAGGGTTCCTCTGGTTCGGTCTTCTTGCTGGTTTCCCTGTTTTTGAAATGATTCTTTGCTCATTTACTCAGGAATTCTCGGAGATGACCGCTCTTTAGCAGTCGTGCCACTTCATCCCTTAGCCCTTTACAATCGTTGGTCCGATGCCCATGAGTACCATGGTATTCGCATATCAGGTTTGGATCCCATTGCGAAGGGTCAGTTCGTAGCGACCTTGGCCATCTCACGCCTTCGATACGACCGATCGCAGCTACAATGGCTGCCGAGTCGACATTGAATTTATATTCGGATAGCCTCAGATTTTCACCGATTTCGGACCTCCCAACGGAGCTGTTTCTGAATTGTAAACCCCTGCTCCCCGAACCGCGATCGCTTCATCTGTCACTTCTTTCTGTATTGGGGCCAGGACCACTTCTTCCCTTATCTGATCTGAAGGTGGACCTTTCGGGTTGAGAGTACGGATGATATCTATCCCTTGATGGTTGAAATTTCGTTTCTACCTTCCTCTTCGGTCTGTCAGAATTTTTTATCCGATTAATCAGACTTGGTGGAAGCCCAAGCTAATCGTCCTCCACTAGTATCTTGGACTCATACTTGTTATAGGCATCCGCCCAAGTAATAGCTCTGAACTCCAATAGGTTTTCTTTCAGCTTAAGGGAAGCGTTGGAACTCTGGCGGTTAAGTCCCTTTGTGAAAGACTGAGCCGCCCACTCATCGGGAACCAGGGGAAGCCACATTCTTTCCCTTTGGAATCTTGTCACGAACTCTCTGAGCCGTTCATCTTCCTTTTGGAAGATCTTGAATATATCAGCCTTTCTTGTCTGCACCTTCCGGGCCCCAGCGCAAGCCTTCACGAAGGAGTCTGCGAGCAGCT
The nucleotide sequence above comes from Lycium barbarum isolate Lr01 chromosome 3, ASM1917538v2, whole genome shotgun sequence. Encoded proteins:
- the LOC132630649 gene encoding uncharacterized protein LOC132630649 — translated: MIISGVEVPQGSMMKKTKFSITREKRTRDYVRDRFISFSDEDAEGIVQPHNDALVISVLINKTHVKRILIDPSSSANIIRWKVVKQLGLLDQIIPTARVLNRFNMACETTKGEITLPINVANIVQYTKFYVIDGEMRYNALLERPWLHIMRALPSTLH